Sequence from the Bombus pyrosoma isolate SC7728 linkage group LG3, ASM1482585v1, whole genome shotgun sequence genome:
GAAAGTGATAAGTAagcaatattataataataattacatagaCGTATTACATAGACATAAATCGATTtagtttcgaataaattataactatttaaataaGTTGGTGCCGGTAGGGCCGGCCGGCACGTACACTTTACGCAGATATAGACATAGTCTGTGGTGTTTGGTGTACGCGTGCGCAAGTAGTAATCACAGCTAGATGGATACATATCTAAAAACATGTCTCTCACTGTAAAACAAGTGTGAGAATCGTAACAATGATAGtgataatcataatttttcgttcaaGTAAGTAGCGATAATCGTAATTAACGgaatgtatatttttcgtgTTTAGCCGGAACAGTGGCCGAAGAATTTGACGGAGCTTGTCAGGCTCTAGCAAAACGATTGGAAGTTGAACTTAGGCGAGCAAAACATGTACAGTTAGCATGCGGGGAAGTATTGTTACCTGCTGATCTTTTACCTAGAATTGCTAAAACTGTACTTAGTATGGCTGAGAACGAACCTTGCGGTCTTAGGTAAGctacttatttaataattgttttcttactttttcttAAAGTATGTTATGTCTTCTATGAATatggtatttttattacagagGTTGCACCTTGTTTATTAGCTTCGAAACAGATAGTGTATGCAGGAAATTGTCAAAGATACAATGTGATCCTAATACAGTATCAACATTTGAACTTTATTTGACTTTGAAACAAGATCATACATCTTGGCATATTCTGTTACCACAGTTTTTGAAGTAAGTCGTGTATTGCTCTCTTTAAACCTAACGGAGATGAGCtgaattcattttaattcatttatttttctttacagaAATCTTACACGGGGAGGTACTATTATGATCAGTAGAGATTTCACtttagagaaaaagaaattatatagatCATATCAGCAATGAATGATCCCACTATGTCCAGGAGTCATTGCTTGATTGTCTTGATAATTGTGATTATTCGAAGCTCCTCTAATTATAAGTAGGCTCCAATGTGGCCTTTTTTACTTTCCACACGAAATAAGCAGATCAATTTTTCTGATGTGCTTATATttcgcgataaatttcatttaacggTAGCTAACATAAGGAACGAATAgcagaaaaataaagtataatgtaaAGAGAAGAGCGAGGGAGAAAGAGGTAGAATCTGTGCGTTTTGACAATTGTGATAGTAAAGCATAAAAAGATTTGTAGTATCGTTAAGgctgaaaagtttctttacgTGATTTCTAGATTTTGAATATTGCCTGACATTTGtaattcgttttaaatatcattgtttCTTTATATGTAAGTGTAAACATATCTCATCAATCAATGCTGCAGGttagaatttctataataatgtAGATAGTgtgttttatgaattaattttaaaaatatttggtgATACAAATTTCTAGATTTGCGTAGGGAGACATTCTCTCATAAGAGATGTAAACTGTATCTTCGTTTAACGAAGAAATGACTTGGTATGTAAGACTTGTAACAGTAGTTTGTTTGCGTTTACACGTAATAAtgagataaaatttaaatcaacTTTTCTTGGTTAGTAACaagaataaaagtaattaaactaTAGAAGTAGTAATAAGAATAGATATGTAGTTTCAGAAATGCCAATGGATATCTAAAGTAATTTCGTTTGATACAAATAGATTTGTACAATTTCACCTGACCTAATTTTCTTCTATGATGTATCCCTTTTTAcctattaattatcaattgatgtaatttatctatctttctgtatacacatacacatatgtCTAATccatcttttcaattttttcattttcaatgtttcaatGTGATTTTCTTGTATGAAAAATCTTAACACTCTTAGATATCGATTGGTGACAATGTTGTGatagtaataaaacaaaaaaacacAATTGACATAAAATAGGAATctgtacaataatattttagaggATTGGACATACATGCAACTTCTTCAATATCTGTAATATCTATAATTCCGAGAAACAGTTTGTCTAATTATGATATTGCcggtttattattattatcatcttatagaattatattattttattcaaataagcttcgtttatgaaatttaaaatgacTGTATtggaagagaaaacgaaaaaatatataggagCAACCACGTGTATGACTTTATAAGACTGATCAGTGTTAGACTTTCAAGATAATATTTGTACGCGTGTAAAAGTATTCAGAACGATAAAGAAACTGAGATATTGAATCGCACACCGAATATAGATCAAAGAACAATTATGTTTGGACAAGTTTCGTGAATTAAAAgtagttgaaaataaaacgttctCCCTACGCTTGTTATAACAACAAAGAAattagaaggaaaaagaacatCTGATTCTATTGATTACGTAGGAGTAATCAGAGTATAAGACGctgttacatatattttgtactcCGTTAAAGACATTAGAAGTAtagtgtgtgtatgtgtgtgtggaGAGAGAGTGTATGGgtatgcgcgcgcgcgcgcatgtatttaattttttatatttgatatatattgttaaatattatttgcttaGAAAAAATGTGGCGAGAAGTTgaggaaaatacaaattttgaacGTTATATCTGATATGcatttcatcttctttttttctttcatcagTTCATATTCATTTAAGTTCAtttgtatattctttttcttcttaataaaatttactccACATACAACTTTCATTTGTAAGATTTCCATTACATCGAACATATACATAGGTCcttttatcgattaaattgttgtagatatataaaacatctaGTTTTTCTTCAGCTCAATCCCGCCTATATGTGATGTTGATTCTAATTTGTGATCTtaacaataaacaaaaaattataaaaaatatctgttttatttacctatacttatttcattcgtttcacaTTTAAAGTGTTCGATTCAGAATAGTCGCTGCGATCTGGTAAAATTGTGCACAAGATCTCTATCCTGCAAAATGATACATCTTACATGAgagttccttcttttttatttactaaaaattgttataaaattctacaaaatattttttccacctctttattctactttttgcaaaattttaactAACTTTACCTCTCCAATGATCGTTGGAGTGGTATCTTTGCTGCTGTTTCCTTTCTCCATGGCAagagtttcattttattttgttttaaatttttcgacAATTGCCGAATATTTGTTATGTTTTCCTGTTTACTATCATCGTTATTGTTGCCATTTTGCTTTGAAATCTTTACCAATAAGTCAgtcttattcttttctttgaaattatttggtCGATCATATATTCTTTCTGTTGAATCTATGGTATGTTGTTCAGGCATAGATAAATAGCTGTCGTTTTTTGAGTAATCATTTGATTTTTTCCTTTCAGTAACTACTTCacatgatttttttatttcagaagatatcgttctctctttattcttttgttttaatttttctttgttaatatatcttaattttgtttgttgttTTTGCGTGATTCTATTTATTGGCTTCGTAGCAGTTATCGATGGTAATAGAGGAATAAATGTTAGTGTAGGTGTTGATTTTTGGACAGAAATTTGCGATACCTTCCCAAATATCCAAGAGTCGACAGACGAAGGTTGCGGTTCGACATCGACAATCAAATGTATCGCCTTTCCAGTTGTATCCTGTCTCCAATAAGGATCTAATCTTAAGAATATCCActataagaaaaagagaggaagtaggtaaaaattagaaaagttaGAAAATGAAGGATACTCGCATTGAATAACCGTAGCCAAACCACACGGGCACATTCACTGCTGAATTGGAACAGTTTCtttctgaaataatatttttcaagcacATTTGTGATTGCTGTGCTAACAATTTCTTCGCGAATATAACCAATTTGATGTTCCGTTAATTGGTCCTGTAGGAAATCATGCCACTTCAGTTCTTGAACGTCAGATGGAAACAAATGAAACATGCTGAGAAATTGATATTCCAGCCAATTAGATACACtattttcttccaaatttaatgaatttattcttctttcactcatctttttctctttattctatAGAAGAATGTTCAATGATATTGTAATTAGTCATTCTTTAAATCgcttaattgtttaatattaagatatgatacgtatttattatagtacaTTATGCACATTGATTTGAGTATGATATGTAAcaactataataaaattcaactaCACATACTTAACctttaaacgttttatttctttctttatatatttattgtctCGAagtatactttttttttctcttcgtatagaatgtacaataatatgtgcgcaacaaataaataaaatttgttggcGCAGGGAATTTCTTTACAATCAAGGAAATTACATGTGTATCATCATCGTTcgtgttttttttataaataaatatcttaaacTCAGAAAcgatacatatatgcatacccacatgcatgtatatatgttacaaTGTACGAAGCATAggtcgaaaaaagaaaattacgaggttaaatacgaaacattacttttacattatttaacatGAATCTCgaaatgcaatttatattttctactttgatttttattataatagagatatttaacaaacatttttttttttaatttgtattgttCGTATTATATAACCTTTTATATAAATCAGTTTAATCACATAGAATAATTCAAGTTACCTCATGAAACAAGCAAAAAACGTAAAAGAAGATACGAGGTAGATTCGACAATGTATCTACGATTATTTCTTCGAGTCAACTCGACTTACTGTACTGTTACTTAGTtataccatttttttttttttttttttaagaaattaacaaatattttacgagaTGACAACTCGAAacaaaaatgcaaatttctcATACTGCAGCTGTCATTTTCCTACTGTAATTCTTACATTCGAGCTTCTGCGTGAATGAACACAAATGACGATAAAACTTTTCGATATCGCGAATACTTTCACGATATACACtcacgataaaataatactgaTTTCCTTGTTCACGCATTGACCGCATGTCTTCCTTGCTCATTACATGTTACTTATTCTCCTACCGGTACACTGATCGCATACTTTGCACGGTTTAATCActgaaaaagattaaaaaagagaagaaaaacgtGGTAGGAACGAAAAGGGTAGAAAGAAATAGCCGAATTCTGATCGACTACACTTAGAACGTATGCATCTTAAGCCATAACGCCAGTTATAACACCACCGGATACAGGAAGACCAGTTTCCCCCATTAAGGCCAGATCTATTTCTCTTGCAGCTTGCCTACCTTCTGTGATTGCCCAAACTACCAGAGATTGTCCACGCCGGCAATCTATGTGGAATAACAATAACACGTTAATCAGgtaataaaatacacgaaataTAACTTGAGAAAACGAGAATCTATTTGACGTATAGTTATTGAATGTAAAAGATggtaatacaaataaaacgtaaaaactTACCTCCTGCTGCGTATATTCCATCTAAACTTGTCTTGTAATTTCCAATTGGTGTTTTGAAATTACCTCTTTCATccattttcgtatttaattctgttgcaatatatttttctggaCCTAAGAAACCCATAGCGAGTAAAACTAGGTCACATTTGTATATCTAAATGAAAATCAAGGCATTAGAAAAGATAGTAAAGACACAATAAGtcacaaattataatttttactttttctgtCCCAGGAGCCTCTTCCATTTTCCAACGTCCGTTTTCCATTGTCCACGATACTGACACTGTTTTAATACCACTTACGTGGCCATTTCCATCGTCTAAAAACTCCTATTAGAAGTATATAAATGAACGTGAAAGGAAGAGTGGAAAACAGTAAaagaacatatatatatatacacaagaATTTTTACGTACTTTACTCAATGTACTAAATTGACGGGGATCTCGGCCAAACTTCAAGGAAACTTCCTCATGGCCATAATCCACTTTAAATACACGTGGAAATTGAGGCCAAGGATTATCGTGCGCTCTTTTGTTTGGCGGTTCgggtaaaatttcaaatgttgtAATCGTTTTGGCACCCTGCAtgatagtaattaaaaatatacataatgtagAATGTATCGTGATTTcaacaaattgtattttctttccatttcatctttttcatcAATAGaagcacaactgaattattataCGCATTGCAGTTTCgaacaaacaataaatttacagcaaattactttgaaattttcttagatatataaagttgtactaaagatataaattttacctGTCGCAAAGACGTAGCTATACAATCACAACCAGTATCGCCACCACCTATTATAATAACATCCTTATCTTTAGCTATTAAACGCATATCTAGTGGAGCGTTATTCCCCATTTGATTCTTTTGCCAATTTTCCAAAAAGCTTACAGCAAAATGAATTCCTTCAAGGTGTCGACCTGGTATTTGTAAGTCTCTTGGCCAAGTTGCGCCAGTACATATTAACATTGCATCATATTGTTCCCGTAATttctacaatatatatacatacaaaagaTCAATATATACAAACAAGATAACAATCATAAATAAGTTACAAGTATGAACGTAATTACTACGTAAATAAAACTGAAACATTATTTACATTAGCAGAAATATGTTTTCCTACATCGACGCCAGTCTTAAATGTAATACCCTCCGCCGCAAGAAGAGAAACCCTTCTTTGAACAACTTGTTTCGATAACTTCATAGTCGGAATACCATATTGCAGTAGACCTCCAATTCGgtcatttctttcataaacAGTCACCAAATGGCCTGCCTTATTTAATTGATGAGCTGCCGCCAAACCAGCCGGACCTGAGCCAACTACTGCTACTCGTCGACCGGTTCTAGTTGTTGGTGGATGCGGCACTATCCAACCTTGTTCAAATGCGTGATCAATTATCGCACATTCAATGTTCTTTATTGTAACTGCTGGTTCAGATATACCCAAAACACAGGCACCTTCACAAGGAGCTGGGCAAACTCTTCCAGTGAAttctaaatatacatacgatatttattacgtattaatttaaaattttagcAATCTTAAAAGATACACGTTGTTAACTGCAAGCCTCATCTTTACCattcaaattacttttttaattgtacaaaCCTGGGAAATTATTAGTTTGTAACAATTGATTTAAAGCTTCTTTCCAATTCGATTGGAAGACAAGATCATTCCATTTAGGAATGATATTTCCTAGGGGGCAACCATGACTACTTTGACAAAATGGTACACCGCATTCCATACATCTTGCTGCCTGCACGCGTAATCCTTTACGAACCTTTTgaaagttataaatttcattccaatCGGTAATTCGGTTTTCAACTGGCCGATAAATTCCCATTTGtcttctatatttaataaaacctctaaaaattaaaataataatatataataatatatataccaatttaaaaatttgaaataattatgtgCGATTTAAATTCTGAGTAAGTGCTTTTAGTTACGTCACTGAGTCGGGAGAACCATACCTTATCTTATCCAATTTTTGCTGCTCCATATCAGTATCTACAATAGCATCTTCAATATCTTTGATCTGGATATCTTTCGTCTGAGAACTTCCATTCGGTATTGGTTGTGTTTGTTTGGTTTCTTCGACTTGCTTTAATGCCCGCTGGTACTCATACGGAAATACCTtcaaaaaattagaatattaatacattCACAATAATTATGACTGATTAATCATCATTTACCTTAACGAACCGTGTAGTTGGTTCAGGCCACAACATCAAAAGATCTTCAGCTATTAAAGAACCAGTTTTCTCAACAAATTCTTCTAAAAGTTGTTTCACATATGCAATATCTTCTTGCTTATTTAAAGGAAGCAATTCTACCATTTCAGGATTACATTTACtgtgtatgaaaaattaattgattaagaATATATgcacaataaatatataatgtatggcaaaaagaaaaagaaaaagaagaaaatggagtGATGTACCTCTTGAACGATCCATCTACATCTAAGACATAGGCTATCCCACCGGACATTCCAGCTGCGAAATTTCGACCAGTAAGACCCAGAATAACTGCACAGCCGCCAGTCATATATTCGCACCCATGATCACCGACACCTTCGACTACTACTATGGCGCCACTGTTACGAACGCTAAATCTTTCAGCAGCGATTCCTCGAAAATATGCTTTGCCAGAAGTTGCACCATAAAGACAAACATTACCAACGATTACGTTATTTTCGGACTTGAAAGTAGAATCTTTTGGTGGATATATAACGATTTCTCCTCCACATAAACCCTAAAAATTATAGGAATGTGTATCAAATGTGTATATGATgcataatatgtacaatacCGATTATCTTAAATAGTTCAGTTAGAAAAACATATTTACTTTGCCAACATAATCGTTGGCATCTCCCTCGAGAGTAACATGAACGCCTTTGGTCATGAAAGCACAGAAGCTCTGACCTGCAGaacctttcatttttatgttgaTACTACCTTCAGGTAAACCAACTTCGCCATATAATCTaccaataaaaaaagaaagagaaatattacaCAATTAGTCAATTGTTGAAACCATTCGCAATTACCAAAAGACGTAAAACAAAGAcatttactttgaaatatgGTAGCTTAATGTTGCCGCAAATGCTCTAcattcgttattaatatttaattcaatatcaatacgtttctgttttccttttaataAATCCATGGCTAATTCAATGACATGATTGTCCAATCTGTTTTCTAGTTGAAAGTCCTGTTTCATCGATCCTCCCTGTATATTTACTCCAGGACGGAGTTCAAGTGCATTACGCAAAATATTATCGAGCTTTAATGTTTTAGCCTTCTCTACTGAGATATCTTCGCGAACTTTCAACAAATCCGTACGACCTATTAGATCTTGAAATTTACGTAATCCAAGGCTGGCCATGTGAGAACGTACCTaacaaaaaaatgtatcttgCATGATTCAATGGATATTTCCTATAACAAAGATGATGCTTGGGAAATTATTGTTGGGAATTCCTTATTTCTAATCTCAGTATCAAATACCTCTTCTGCCAAtgcgaagaaaaaattaataacatgtTCCGGCTttccttcaaatttttttCGAAGTTTTGGATCTTGTGTTGCAACACCCACGGGACAAGTGTTTAAATGACATTTTCTCATCATAGTACAACCCATGGAAATTAATGGCGCAGTACTAAAGCCAAATTCGTCGGCACCTAAAAGAGCCGCAACCACTACGTCAAATCCTGTACGCATTTGTCCATCTGCTTGTACAATGACACGTGATCGAAGATTATTTAAGGTTAAAATTTGATGGGTCTCTGCAACTCCTAATTCCCAAGGTAATCCAGCGGATTTTATTCCTGTCCAAGTACTAGCACCAGTTCCACCATCATGGCCAGATATTACGATATGCTCTGCTTTCCCCTGTATAATGTATGCCATAATAGAAGACAGTGTAgtaaaaagaagggaaagaagatacaagatgaaaatgataattagaaaaatgtatttgaaaatgtattctCTACTCTCGACAAGTTAAGATATACTATTTCTAAGTATGATTACCTTTGCAACACCTGATGCAACTACACCTACTCCTACTTCTGACACTAATTTGACAGAAATACGAGCATTTGGATTTGCACATTTcaaatcataaattaattccGCAAGatcttcgatcgaataaatGTCGTGATGCGGTGGTGGTGAAATTAGACCTACACCAGGTACAGAATGTCTAGTTGCAGCAATCTCAGCAGTAACCTACATACAGATTATATAGCTTTTACAACCATTATTCTGTATACACTATGCTTgcagtataattaataaagatcTGTTTCACCTTATAACCAGGCAACTCGCCGCCTTCTCCTGGCTTTGCACCCTGTGACATTTTGATTTGAAGATCATCAGCATTTGCTAAATAGCTTGAAGTGACACCAAAACGACCGCTGGCAACTTGCTTAATGGATGATCGTTTGTTAAACTCTGGATCCTGATTCAGATACCTAAATGACGAGTTTTACTTTACGTTATTAGGTGATTTTTTATAggcaaatggaaaataaatatacgcaCGCATTTAAGTGAGTGTGTGCGTGAATATGAGAATCTACAGTAATACCCGGTTTACTGTTGCAATTTTGCCGACTTAATTATCACAAATTTGTCCCCACCAATCCTTTGACCGCTTCCACGGAACAAGCGCTATGTTATTTAACTCGTGATTGACGTTATTTCAACTAGGAATGAGtcataaaataagaaaactaaaatgtttatattttttactttataagtATCAAATTACTTCAATCAAGCTGCTGAGAATTTTCTGATGAATAAGATACcaaatatgatatattcgTCACATTTGGATGAGTTTGAATTACACGGATAGATATGGGTATATGACACACCATACTCAAATTTTTCTCCCTATTTCATTCTCATTCAATCTCATTTTTCACTCTCGTTACTCTCGCCACTCCGATACATCCAAGAAATGAGCAGATTCAATAGAAATAACACCCAGCAACTCCCAGAACATCTACTTCCTCAGTCGAAATGAAAATCCGAACATGCGACAATTAAGtggatattattatatttgtcgTGTGTATAGATGCATATGCTATTCATAAAAAGGAtataatttctcataaatttaGAATGTAAATACCTGTCAGCATTTTCACCACCTTCGCCGGTGTTCGATTTACCACCAATACGATTCATCGCAATCGCTAATGTTGTATGTGCTTCTATAGAAATACTTCCAAAACTCATAGCTCCGGTTGCAAATCGTTTCACAATCTCAGATGCTGGTTCAACCTCTTCAATGGGTATggatttttctgatttttgtACTAATTCCAATTGACCACGTAAGGTGCATGCCCTGATCATTTCCATTGtagtttttcgatatttttcataagcGTTCCAGTTCTTAGAATTTACATAAtcctaaaaaagaaacaaaagagatacaggaaatggaaaaatagcaattatttcttttttatctattctaataaaaaatgaatttaccTGCAAGCTAGCAATACTATCAGGATCGTTTATGTGTTTTTCTCCACCAGATCGCCAATGATAGACTCCTGGATTGCGAATAACAAGCATATCCATAGGTTTTGTGCAATAAGTAATTTGATGTCTTTCAAATGCTTCTTTTgccaaaatatcaaaagtaacTCCACCAATACGAGATTGTGTACCCTGTATGGAAAGTAATATgcaataaatgttaaaaggttaaatatgtacaatgaAAGTAAACGATAGAAACAATTAAGAGTACGTCATTAAAACTAGTGAATCATAGCAATTGCATTCATTAATTGGAtccaatttttaatcattcgtACCTTTCACGATCGCATCGTTTTCGATCattattaaacgatttttTGCCGATTCGTATGATACATACCTTAAAGCATTTATTGATGACTTCGTTTGACAAACCGACTGCTTCGAATATTTGAGCTCCTTTATACGATTGTAACGTAGAGATTCCCATTTTTGCCATTACTTTAGCTATTCCTCTATCCATTGCTTCCGCATAATTCtgtaacgatatttcatttatattcacccatcatcattatcattattaccGTCGTCGTCAACATTCCCGTTCCTTCTCATACTTGTTTTATCGTTAagtaatataatgttttaaatcGTGACAGCGccacaatattaaaaaagaacttaCCGCACATAAAGCATTATCGGTTAATGACGAATCAAGTACGCCATCCATACGAAGATTTCTTGCCATTTCAAATACTAAGTACGGACAAATGGCGTCCGCTCCATAGCCAAGTAACAGACATATATGATGTATTTCTCTAGCTTCAGCAGTTTCTACAATGAGACCAACTTTCATACGTTGTCGTTCTTCGATTAGATTGTGATGCACTGCGCCCAAGACTAACAAGCTGCTTACAGGCACTCTAGTGATAGCAatgaaacattatattattaaataattactttacaCATCATAGGACTAGCAAATCTATATAATcacttaaataatattttcaccTTTCCGGGCTACTCAGCCGATCGGATAGAACGATAAATTGATAACCTTCTTTTGCAGCTTGATTAGCCTCCTGATTGACACGATTTAGTGTATTCACTAATCCAGGTGGACCATCTTGCACAGGATATGTCGCATCGATTATTTTAGTTTTCCAACCACGATAATTCGTTCGTTTGATTATGTCGAGATCATCCAAGGAAAGTATTGGTTGtcgtaaaaataatctatGTACTTGCAGTTCGTTTGGCTCAAGCATATTACTTTCTGGCCCAATAGGACAAAGCATTGACATTACGATTTTTTCTCTGAAAGGGTCTATCGGAGGATTTGTCAcctaacaataaattttaaggaAAGAGTATAAATGTacatgttaaaatatattgtagttaaatataaactatataGTTGTTTTCGTAAATTATTCCTACCTGAGCAAACAATTGCTTAAAATAGTCGTAGATAAGGGGTTGAAATTGAGAAAGACAAGCTAATGGCGCATCATTACCCATAGAACCCAATGCTTCTTTCCtataagaattttacaatttca
This genomic interval carries:
- the LOC122565625 gene encoding glutamate synthase [NADH] isoform X2, whose protein sequence is MHGAESWSFPPKQALYDPTLERDACGVGFIVAIDGRKSHKIVRDAEILSARMNHRGACACDNDTGDGAGVLCAIPHEYYADELRERQNVELPQFGRYATGILFLDQNSHQEAEAVFEKLVEECNLRLICWRDVPTDNTKIGQVARKCEPYMRQVFVTGDQDDINLERQVFILRKRSSHSIPRPGIRYYICSLSIRTVVYKGQLTADQLWLYFLDLKSPKFETYLALVHTRFSTNTFPSWERAHPLRLLAHNGEINTLRGNVNLMKAREGVMSSKVYGEKLKQLYPVVEPNLSDSGAVDCVLEFLVMVGQRSLPEAVMTMVPEAWQNDLTMASEKRDFYHWAACAMEPWDGPALLTFTDGRYVGAILDRNGLRPSRFYVTKDNMMVMASEVGVYDTPSNNVVLKSRLKPGRMLLVDTHEKRIIEDVELKLQIARSRPHSKWLKDQITMEELRAADADYKKTLSTVENGSIVDEEVAKRKAMNDANPISTVNRVWGGDKRLSLYGYTLETINLLLLPMMQSKKEALGSMGNDAPLACLSQFQPLIYDYFKQLFAQVTNPPIDPFREKIVMSMLCPIGPESNMLEPNELQVHRLFLRQPILSLDDLDIIKRTNYRGWKTKIIDATYPVQDGPPGLVNTLNRVNQEANQAAKEGYQFIVLSDRLSSPERVPVSSLLVLGAVHHNLIEERQRMKVGLIVETAEAREIHHICLLLGYGADAICPYLVFEMARNLRMDGVLDSSLTDNALCANYAEAMDRGIAKVMAKMGISTLQSYKGAQIFEAVGLSNEVINKCFKGTQSRIGGVTFDILAKEAFERHQITYCTKPMDMLVIRNPGVYHWRSGGEKHINDPDSIASLQDYVNSKNWNAYEKYRKTTMEMIRACTLRGQLELVQKSEKSIPIEEVEPASEIVKRFATGAMSFGSISIEAHTTLAIAMNRIGGKSNTGEGGENADRYLNQDPEFNKRSSIKQVASGRFGVTSSYLANADDLQIKMSQGAKPGEGGELPGYKVTAEIAATRHSVPGVGLISPPPHHDIYSIEDLAELIYDLKCANPNARISVKLVSEVGVGVVASGVAKGKAEHIVISGHDGGTGASTWTGIKSAGLPWELGVAETHQILTLNNLRSRVIVQADGQMRTGFDVVVAALLGADEFGFSTAPLISMGCTMMRKCHLNTCPVGVATQDPKLRKKFEGKPEHVINFFFALAEEVRSHMASLGLRKFQDLIGRTDLLKVREDISVEKAKTLKLDNILRNALELRPGVNIQGGSMKQDFQLENRLDNHVIELAMDLLKGKQKRIDIELNINNECRAFAATLSYHISKLYGEVGLPEGSINIKMKGSAGQSFCAFMTKGVHVTLEGDANDYVGKGLCGGEIVIYPPKDSTFKSENNVIVGNVCLYGATSGKAYFRGIAAERFSVRNSGAIVVVEGVGDHGCEYMTGGCAVILGLTGRNFAAGMSGGIAYVLDVDGSFKSKCNPEMVELLPLNKQEDIAYVKQLLEEFVEKTGSLIAEDLLMLWPEPTTRFVKVFPYEYQRALKQVEETKQTQPIPNGSSQTKDIQIKDIEDAIVDTDMEQQKLDKIRGFIKYRRQMGIYRPVENRITDWNEIYNFQKVRKGLRVQAARCMECGVPFCQSSHGCPLGNIIPKWNDLVFQSNWKEALNQLLQTNNFPEFTGRVCPAPCEGACVLGISEPAVTIKNIECAIIDHAFEQGWIVPHPPTTRTGRRVAVVGSGPAGLAAAHQLNKAGHLVTVYERNDRIGGLLQYGIPTMKLSKQVVQRRVSLLAAEGITFKTGVDVGKHISANKLREQYDAMLICTGATWPRDLQIPGRHLEGIHFAVSFLENWQKNQMGNNAPLDMRLIAKDKDVIIIGGGDTGCDCIATSLRQGAKTITTFEILPEPPNKRAHDNPWPQFPRVFKVDYGHEEVSLKFGRDPRQFSTLSKEFLDDGNGHVSGIKTVSVSWTMENGRWKMEEAPGTEKIYKCDLVLLAMGFLGPEKYIATELNTKMDERGNFKTPIGNYKTSLDGIYAAGDCRRGQSLVVWAITEGRQAAREIDLALMGETGLPVSGGVITGVMA